In a genomic window of Diorhabda carinulata isolate Delta chromosome 8, icDioCari1.1, whole genome shotgun sequence:
- the LOC130897050 gene encoding haloacid dehalogenase-like hydrolase domain-containing protein 2, translating to MIKAVLIDLSGTLHIENQAISGCVEALKRLREKELYIKFVTNTTKESKRILHQRLTQLGFDVNKEDILSSLTAARNLIDQRNLKPMLMLEQAALEDFEGVACPSTDTPNAVIVGLAPTEFHYEKLNEAFRHLQAGAQLIAIHAGKYYKRSDGLALGPGFFVKGLEYSAECTAEVVGKPNSSFFLSALGSQNKPEEAIMIGDDVTDDIQGAMKAGLRGYLVQTGKYKVGDEGKISPPPSAVFPSFVEAVENILTQIE from the exons atgataaaagctgTTTTAATAGATTTGAGTGGTACCTTACATATAGAAAATCAAGCAATATCTGGATGCGTTGAGGCTTTGAAAAG GCTCCGTGAGAAAGAGCTTTATATAAAGTTTGTGACGAATACTACAAAAGAAAGCAAAAGAATTCTTCATCAAAGATTAACACAATTGGGATTTGATGTAAACAAGGAAGATATTTTAAGCTCATTGACAGCTGCTAGGAATCTAATCGATCAACGTAATTTAAAACCTATGTTAATGCTTGAACAAGCAGCTCTAGAAGATTTTGAAGGGGTAGCATGTCCCTCAACAGACACTCCAAACGCTGTAATTGTTGGTCTTGCACCAACAGaatttcattatgaaaaattaaatgaggCTTTCAG ACATTTACAAGCAGGTGCGCAATTGATAGCCATACATGCaggaaaatattacaaaaggTCTGATGGTCTGGCACTGGGACCAGGATTTTTCGTTAAAGGATTGGAATACTCAGCAGAATGCACTGCTGAAGTAGTTGGTAAACCAAATAGTTCGTTTTTCCTATCTGCTTTAGGTTCTCAGAACAAACCAGAAGAAGCTATTATGATAGGAGAT gacGTGACTGATGATATACAAGGTGCAATGAAAGCAGGATTACGTGGTTATCTCGTCCAAACGGGAAAGTATAAAGTTGGCGATGAAGGCAAGATAAGTCCACCCCCTTCAGCTGTATTTCCAAGTTTCGTTGAAGccgttgaaaatattttaacacaaattgaataa
- the LOC130897098 gene encoding zinc finger protein 26-like: MEDRANILRQMKVCRFCLCNEETDLLNIHEKHPQDPEIPIPLPSLPLRIMGCIAIEVIQNDGMPQYICKSCCHLTTQAYIFKMNCKKADDALKLFLVTGQLSKPYMQNAVQIKVQLAPDKFITVVNENEKSNAATIQQEFENNKEIEVEFQDGEQHETERVLYNTNDEAEATNDSVSKYTEVEKVETSIFPCEYCEKTFPLKQLLDLHMSQHSRERNFICEICKCKFYTKYDLQKHIRTHNPIKEFSCSLCDKTFNREPLLRRHIKTHDKEPKFTCQVCNVAFLRKELLEYHMEKHNKKKAFTCKICNKSFVFKQGLERHEAVHSNNKPHKCNYCDASFISAIKLTRHITSHAGLRPYPCKLCGRTFLLSHHLTRHMRGHYATNDSIGPYKCHICSMSFRTSEILINHSAIHSMVNLKCVICNTTFETAELVKEHITTHLSGLPYSCGKCEYSFETEMQLEEHELDHAEMEYEEQIEKEVFKGSSVDGVDDDEQNDTAEDEAMHFTIDVDNPELTLQLTQKSTEKKSEDVNRQRIEFLKDEVDLEEDVQEEGGDEEMEVVESEPIKPIVRQEGTKVYQRRNAFNKNLPDVSSNPLKPTPAETVQQTATTAHDTLLDSTTLQDNKVKMGDKIVKVQKFIFTKDEMKAMAKQGILEVKGGQVVLKSAGQQILNASLKPMQKNEIDSLLDKRINSGVQVRKFDRKSDNSVDT; the protein is encoded by the exons ATGGAAGATAGAGCCAATATCCTAAGGCAAATGAAGGTTTGTCGATTTTGTCTTTGTAATGAAGAAACAGACTTGTTAAATATCCACGAAAAGCACCCACAAGATCCCGAAATACCAATTCCGTTACCATCTCTACCACTGCGAATTATGGGCTGTATTGCTATAGAAGTAATTCAAAACGATGGAATGCCGCAATATATATGTAAAAGTTGTTGTCACTTAACAACACAAGCATACATATTCAAAATGAATTGTAAAAAAGCAGACGATGcattaaaactttttcttgTAACAGGCCAACTTTCAAAACCTTATATGCAAAATGCTGTTCAAATTAAAGTTCAACTTGCTCCAGATAAGTTTATCACAGtagttaatgaaaatgaaaagtcTAATGCAGCTACAATCCaacaagaatttgaaaataataag gaaattgAAGTGGAATTCCAAGACGGAGAACAACATGAAACAGAAAGGGTACTCTATAACACTAATGATGAAGCTGAAGCTACTAATGATTctgtatcaaaatatacagaggTTGAAAAAGTGGAAACATCCATATTTCCTTgtgaatattgtgaaaaaacgTTTCCTTTGAAACAACTTTTGGATTTACATATGTCTCAACATAGCAGAGAACGTAATTTCATATGTGAAATTTGCAAGTGtaaattttatactaaatatGATCTTCAGAAACATATTCGTACTCACAATCCCATAAAAGAGTTTTCATGTTCTTTGTGTGATAAAACATTCAATAG gGAACCACTTTTAAGGAGACATATAAAAACCCACGATAAAGAACCTAAATTTACTTGCCAAGTATGTAATGTTGCATTTTTGCGAAAAGAACTTCTAGAATATCACATGGAGAAACACAATAAAAAGAAAGCATTTACTTgtaaaatttgtaacaaaagtTTCGTCTTTAAGCAG GGTCTTGAACGTCATGAAGCTGTTCATAGCAACAACAAACCTCACAAATGTAATTACTGCGACGCCAGCTTCATATCAGCCATAAAGTTGACCAGACACATCACCTCTCATGCAGGGTTACGACCCTATCCTTGTAAACTTTGTGGAAGAACATTCCTTCTCAGCCATCATTTAACAAGACATATGCGTGGTCACTATGCCACAAATGACTCAATCGGTCCATATAAATGCCACATTTGCAGCATGTCATTCCGAAcatcagaaattttaattaaccaCAGTGCTATTCATTCTATGGTTAATCTCAAATGTGTCATTTGCAACACTACATTTGAAACAGCAGAATTGGTTAAGGAACACATCACTACACATTTGAGTGGTCTTCCTTATAGCTGTGGTAAATGTGAATATAGCTTTGAAACAGAGATGCAATTAGAAGAACACGAATTAGACCATGCAGAAATGGAGTATGAAGAACAAATCGAGAAAGAGGTATTTAAAGGCTCCTCTGTTGATGGGGTTGATGATGATGAGCAAAATGATACAGCAGAAGATGAA GCAATGCATTTCACAATAGATGTGGACAATCCAGAACTTACTTTACAACTTACACAAAAATCTactgaaaaaaaatctgaaGATGTAAATAGACAACGCATTGAATTTTTGAAGGATGAAGTTGATTTAGAAGAAGATGTCCAGGAAGAAGGTGGCGATGAAGAGATGGAAGTTGTAGAAAGTGAGCCTATTAAACCTATTGTACGCCAAGAAGGAACTAAGGTTTACCAAAGGAGGAATGCATTTAACAAAAACTTACCAGATGTGAG ttctAATCCCTTGAAACCAACACCAGCAGAAACGGTGCAACAAACAGCTACTACTGCACATGATACTTTGTTGGATTCAACAACTTTACAGGATAATAAAGTCAAGATGGGTGACAAGATTGTCAAAGTTCAGAAATTTATATTCACCAAGGACGAAATGAAAGCAATGGCAAAACAAGGAATTTTAGAAGTTAAAG GTGGACAAGTAGTTTTGAAGAGCGCAGGTCAGCAGATTCTCAACGCCTCGCTGAAACCgatgcaaaaaaatgaaatagattcTTTGTTAGACAAAAGAATTAACAGTGGAGTTCAAGTTAGAAAATTTGATAGGAAAAGTGATAACAGTGTTGATACATAA
- the LOC130896996 gene encoding ubiquitin carboxyl-terminal hydrolase isoform X1, translating into MSLFPLESNPDVMNKVSLMFIYAAIIVLIFEKLQFMHVLGVPEKYKVVDVYGLDTDALAWVPRPVIALILLFPCSEKYYTHAQKEKEELLNKGQEVSPNLWYMKQKVSNACGTIALIHSIANNEERVQLGEGAFKKLLSDSKNMSPEERGDILVKAEDIAYKLITTHQELAMEGQTEVNPDEQVNHHFVALVEKDGDLYELDGRKDFPIVHGKTTHETFLEDAARVCKEFMERDSEDINFTVMALVESE; encoded by the exons atgtccCTCTTTCCTTTGGAATCAAATCCAGAT gtTATGAATAAGGTAAGTTTGATGTTTATTTACGCCGCAATCATCGtattaattttcgaaaaattgcaGTTCATGCACGTCTTGGGTGTAcctgaaaaatataaagtagTCGATGTTTACGGTTTGGATACTGATGCTCTTGCATGGGTTCCTCGGCCAGTAATAGCTCTTATATTGCTTTTTCCTTGTAGTGAGAAG tATTATACACATGCacagaaagaaaaagaagaattgctTAATAAAGGACAAGAAGTTAGTCCAAATCTTTGGTATATGAAGCAGAAAGTATCAAACGCTTGTGGTACCATTGCCTTGATCCATAGTATTGCAAACAATGAGGAAAg AGTACAACTTGGTGAGGGtgcatttaaaaaactattgtCTGATTCAAAGAATATGTCACCTGAAGAAAGGGGGGATATATTGGTAAAAGCTGAAGATATAGCTTATAAGTTGATTACTACTCATCAAGAATTGGCTATGGAAGGGCAGACAGAg gtaaatCCCGATGAACAAGTGAATCACCATTTTGTAGCCTTGGTGGAAAAAGATGGCGACCTGTACGAATTAGATGGAAGAAAAGATTTTCCTATTGTACATGGTAAAACCACACATGAAACTTTCTTAGAG gATGCGGCTAGGGTGTGCAAAGAATTCATGGAGAGAGATTCTGAAGACATTAACTTTACTGTGATGGCACTAGTGGAATCTGAATAA
- the LOC130896996 gene encoding ubiquitin carboxyl-terminal hydrolase isoform X2 — protein sequence MSLFPLESNPDVMNKFMHVLGVPEKYKVVDVYGLDTDALAWVPRPVIALILLFPCSEKYYTHAQKEKEELLNKGQEVSPNLWYMKQKVSNACGTIALIHSIANNEERVQLGEGAFKKLLSDSKNMSPEERGDILVKAEDIAYKLITTHQELAMEGQTEVNPDEQVNHHFVALVEKDGDLYELDGRKDFPIVHGKTTHETFLEDAARVCKEFMERDSEDINFTVMALVESE from the exons atgtccCTCTTTCCTTTGGAATCAAATCCAGAT gtTATGAATAAG TTCATGCACGTCTTGGGTGTAcctgaaaaatataaagtagTCGATGTTTACGGTTTGGATACTGATGCTCTTGCATGGGTTCCTCGGCCAGTAATAGCTCTTATATTGCTTTTTCCTTGTAGTGAGAAG tATTATACACATGCacagaaagaaaaagaagaattgctTAATAAAGGACAAGAAGTTAGTCCAAATCTTTGGTATATGAAGCAGAAAGTATCAAACGCTTGTGGTACCATTGCCTTGATCCATAGTATTGCAAACAATGAGGAAAg AGTACAACTTGGTGAGGGtgcatttaaaaaactattgtCTGATTCAAAGAATATGTCACCTGAAGAAAGGGGGGATATATTGGTAAAAGCTGAAGATATAGCTTATAAGTTGATTACTACTCATCAAGAATTGGCTATGGAAGGGCAGACAGAg gtaaatCCCGATGAACAAGTGAATCACCATTTTGTAGCCTTGGTGGAAAAAGATGGCGACCTGTACGAATTAGATGGAAGAAAAGATTTTCCTATTGTACATGGTAAAACCACACATGAAACTTTCTTAGAG gATGCGGCTAGGGTGTGCAAAGAATTCATGGAGAGAGATTCTGAAGACATTAACTTTACTGTGATGGCACTAGTGGAATCTGAATAA